The Ficedula albicollis isolate OC2 chromosome 9, FicAlb1.5, whole genome shotgun sequence DNA window AAGTGGGCATTCTCCTGCAAGAGCAAAGCATTCAAGGGTATGCCTTGGACAAACTAAGCAGACTTGGCAAAATTTTGCTCAGGAAAGAGCCAGGAAATTGAAAGTTCAGGTATTTGCTAGGAAAGAGCTTATTACTCATGAACAGTGGCAGAAAGATGTTAATCTCTGTTGAAATATGACTCTTCTATGAGGCCCTAGAAAACAAAGCCTTCTTGGGCATCAGAGTACTCACAAAACACAAGAGGCATCCTACAAAGAGGATGTGCAAGACATCCATTCTGAGGGGTCAGCACGCAGCCCTGAGGGGCCCTAACATATTGCAAACCTGCCATGTATATGACAGATGGACAGATCCCAGCTACCAGACACCACTGAGGAGCTCAGCCTTGAGTTCTGTGCACAGCTCTACAACAGGCAATACCATGGCATTATTCCCCCCCCCACAGCAGGAAGTATCCCTGAACCTGCAGTAAGATACATTCCCCAAtgcacagaggctgctgctgctgcttccctcacCTTCTCCAGGTCTGCACAGCTGCCAAAGTCCTGCTCAGAGAGGTAGCTGATGAGGGACTGCCCTTCAGAAGGTCTCCTGAACATCCCTTCCCCCGAGCTCAGGTACTGTCCAGAGTCTAGAAAAGCAAGAGACACAGGTATGAGGGAAGGACCTGCTATCTCCATGCCAccaagccctgccagcacctAGACAGCACCCCACAAGCAGGTGCCAGCACTTGAGGccactgcagcccatggaggaaCCTGACCAGGACTGAGTGTCCCCACTGAGGCTGGCTGTACTCACCATACTCCATGTagagggagctgggtgtgctcagctcactgctctgtgtggaAGCAGACACTGGCCCTCTCCCTCCACCTGGATCACCATGGGACTCTGGAAGGGAAGgtgacaccagcacagctcagtaCCTCAGAGGTGTCCTGCCACTGCACAGGGTGAAATGAAAGGGGCTTGGCATCACACACGCAGGCACAAATGGATGGAAATAAAGAGAGATATCTTCCTGCTCCATGCCACAGCTGAGGGCAAACCCAGAAGGAGGCAAAACTAGAAAGGCATTtcaggcaggagaaggggaatgAAGGAGAGAAGATCATGAGAGACATGGAACAGTCATGTCCTGAGCCCTCCTCTGTTtaccccagggcagagctgggggacaTAACAGGCTCCAGAAAGTACCTCTTGCCAGTCCTTTCTTCCTGAGGGAGCATTCTGAGGGCAGAGTTATCCCCCAGAACAGAGAACAGGAGACACAGGGAAACATGAGCAGCCAAAGATCTGTGGGGGTCCCTGCCCTGCAAAGCAGCCTGGACACCAGTGTAAGGAGGCATCTGAAGGACATGCTCCTGCTCCACTAAAAGCCAGGACACACAGCACTGGAGCCTGGGTGCAGTGCTCAAGGTGACCTACAcgggctgtgggcagggctctgccccacGCACAGACTGAGCTGCAATTCCCTGCCAGACTGAGCCAGTGGAGACTGCCAGGAGCTGGCCTGACCTGAGACCAAGAACAGGTGGTGCTCTACAGAGAGCCATGGCCCCAGGGTGCACCTGGATGGAGTGGCTGGGTGACAGAGGACTGCTGAAGGAGACTGAAAACACCCTGCCTGGAGTGGGACAGGAGATACAGCTCTGGATACAGGGGAGGTGCCAGCTGACAATCCTGAGCATAACAGAAGAGCAACCCTGTCCTCCCAACCTCCTACTCACTGCTGTTCTCAGCTTTGTGCCACAACTCTGATGTGGAGGCTCCTGAGCCCACCAAcaccagcctctccctgccaaGGCCATGAAGCAGCAGTCACCAGGATGGAGCCTGGGATCAATCCACCCCATAGGCTGGGAGACAAGGGACTTGTCAGGGTAGGAGACTGCCACAGCTATTCACTGCAGCCTGATAGGGACTCCTGCAGCCACCTCAACACAGAAACCACCTCACAGGGTGGATGCCTGAGGATGCCACATACAACAGAGCCTGCTGCAGAAAGGTAAAGTGAGGCAGTGCTCAGCATCACCTGTTGGAGAAGACACAGGGCTGGACACGTCTCTCTGAACACCCATCACCCTCAAGGAGGAGCCTTCCTAGACACAGAACCCTCAGCACCCAGATGTGAGCTCAAGAAACCCTCTGTGTCACTGTTCAGTggatgcaaaacaaaacagcccaTTACTTTGAGCTGCTGGCTTTTTCTGCACGTGGAGCAAAGGGATGGCAGCAACCCAGCATTTCTGGTCACGGTAAAACCTGCCCTGAGCCCAAAAGAGCATCCAGGAGTCTCAGCTGTGGGTACATACACTGGAAATCAGTCAACATCAAACCCCCACATACACTGGAAATCAATCAACATCAAACCCCCCTGTGCCACAAAtccacaaaataaaaggaaaaattagatGTTGAAGCCCATGCTTAGCTGCCAGCCCTTCTTGACTAGGTAAGAGACGAAACCTCTCCTGGCTTCTGGGGCAGTAGgtggagggaagggcaggggatGCAGCTCAGAGACTTGGTGGCCAGCACTCCCTAGGGCCATGCAGGGGAGCTGGACACATTTCTGGGTCTGGGCCACTGCTTCCACGAACCAAGCTGGGATCTTCGGTCAGGTAACATGCATAAACCAGACCACATCTCAAAGCATCAGCTGGGACATagcaaagaaagatttttttgtttgtttgtttgttttctaaatgaACACTAATGGATTGATGGCAATCCTGAACTTGATGCAATGATCACTAATGAAGGGCTGTTATACTGGCTCCCAAACCTGCCACTGGATCTTCTATTATAATGGTGATATCCCTGAGGCCTCCTGGGCagacagaggaggagaagagcagcgttaagggagagaaaacagagacagaCTGGTTACTACTCAGCAAGGACCTTCACTTCTCCAATGAAGGCAGCATCAGGGCACACTCCCACAGACTGGTTGTCCCCTCACACCCCACTCTCCTCATCCCCATATATTCACTCACGCAAGACCACAGCAGAACCCAGCAGGTTACCAGTGGGATGACAGCTGGATGAGCCCAGGCCCTAGTCCCATACCCCAGCCAAGCAAGGCCAGTGGAGAAGAACAGCTGATGCCACAGCATTGCTGCCATTTTCTAAGATTTTAGTAAAAGCTGGCCAATAGCAGCAACAGTCATTCCCAGGACATTCTGGGAAGCAAGATGTCATCCCATCATTCCAGTGTGGAGCTGGAAAGCTAAGGGAAAAGACCAACCACTTGCCCACGGTCCCTCTCTCCAACGTGATCCATGGAATCAAAGGAGTGGCCGGCACCAGCATTCTGGTACCAGGGACTCCCATGCCCAAAAGCCATCCCATAAAAGCTGTTCCATTACCGTGCAACTTCCCAGAAGTCACGTTGGTGTCAGAGTGGAAAAGCTGTCCCATTACCATGTAACTTCCCAGAAGTCACGTTGGTGTCAGAGTGTGAGCGCATGTGGCTCTTCTTGAGGATGCCCTGTGGAGCTGAGGACTGTCCCTCCGAGAAGCTGGACCGGCGCAACAGGCTCAGgcccctgctgccacctccacttgctccctgctcccccagggaTGATACTGAGTCCAgcttctgggagctgctggaggagaagagTTTGGAGCTACTGCtcttggtgctgctggtgctggtgctgctgcctgcccgGCCCCGGCGTCCCAAGTTCCCAATGGCCAGGTACTCCGGCCCGTCATTGACATCACTCTGTGGATCATCCTGACTCCCTGTCCAAGTGTCCTCGCTCTggctggtggtgctggagcTCATCTCGCTGGCTGGAGAGAAAGGGTCTTTGGGTGAGGGGACGTGGAAGCgggtgacagagctgggctgctccagaggggaCCTGCCCTCACTGAAGGAAGAGGAGCGGGTGGATGGGCAGCgctcctggggctggctggagtTGGAGCTGCCACAGGAACTCATTAGTCTCCTGTCTGGACAGAGACAGGAACATGATGTCACACACTCTGGCACAAGGAGACAAGGAGACATATCCTATGGCAATAAGCTTGTGGCTTCACACCAACATGCCCACCCAGCACAGGCAAATCCCTCCCTCTCATCATGGCCTGAAGTCTTCCATACCCATTCACCCCAAAAAATACATAGGCAGATTAAAAGGTAAAGTCTTTTCCAGATCTATCCCAAGTTCCCCAGTCTACCCTTGATACCTGAGGAGGCTGGATGTTGGAGGCTGGAGAAGGACCCAAAGCAGCGCTGCTGTGAGCAGGCGGCAGCAGGGACGCACGgggatgcagggagggcagTCAGGCTCTGACTCTTGGTCACTGGAGATGGATTGTCACTCTTCCTGGTAAGCTGAAGAGAGGTGGCATCATCAATAAATCAGCATCTATAGGGCTACATGTCAAAAGAGCAGCAACAGAAAGGGATCAACCTACAAATGCCAGGTCACCAACCCACAAACGAGGCGGCAGTCCTGGGAACatgaggatggggagggaaaaacacagcagcagctctttgttcACAGCTGATTCCCACTGGGAAATTACCAGGCTCTCAGTGAAATGATCCAGGCAGCCCAGCGCTCCCGGCAGACGGCTCTTGTGTCCCTCACCGCTGTGATCACACATCTCTCTTGTCCCAGCAGAAGGGTCTGACACGCACAGGGACGGCAGCGACGTGCCGGCCAGCTGAAAGAACACAGCTCCCATTAACAAAGCCTCACTAATTTCTCTCCTCTGGGGACCCAGTGCAAAGAAGGCAGCTGCTGTTTCCCTCCCCTGGAGAgggggcagctggcacagggctgcacagggGGTCACTGGCATAATGAGCAGGAGTAAGGACCCAGGTGTCCTGGGGTATTGCCCATCCCCTCAAGAAGGTGACTGTCCCTCATGaccaggcagctctgtgtgctggccCTGAAGCCTGGGACTGTTGGAGAGAGCTTTAAAGGTGCCTCTTACAAGGAACTGGTCCTCAGATCCTCTCCTCAAATCCTTGGTGCAAGCCTGAACCAAGGTGCCCCACTACAGGCTCCACACAGCCATCACCCCACCCTGATCCCTTACAGGTCATGCAGGCAGGACAAGGAGAGTTCCCCATTCTCCTCCCCTCTTGGAGCAACTTTTACAGTTCCAAGTCCAACCCCTTGTCCAAGGGCTCTGCATGCCCTGAATGTGACCTTGAGTGGGCAGCCAAAGCCAGCTGGCATCAGATGTAAAATCTGGGACCTCAACTCACCATGGAGGTGTCGATTTGAGCCAGAAGCCTGGGGTTGTTCTGCTCAACAGcttccaggcactgcagcatgGCCGTCACGTGGGCATCACTGAGCAGGAAGGCAGTATCtggggacaaaaaaaatgctgctcaAGGGAGTCCCTCACTCCCACACAGCTTGGAAATGCCACCAGATATTTTCCTAATAAGAAGGAAAAGGCCCGTTGCTCTTTACCTGCGTAGAACTTCCTGATGTACTGGCGGTTCCCCAGGAGCGGCCGcagctgtgctgacaggcagtggcactgcaggctgtgctgcagccacagctgcgCAAGGGCCTGGTCCCCTGGGCCCTCGGGGTCAcgctggctgctctcctgcaggctGATGAACTGGAAAGGGATGTCAGGCACAGGTTAAGGCAGGCAGAGGCAAGAAGGGGAGCAGGGCTTGTTCCACCGCATGACTTTGGTCCCCTTGATAACAGCAGCTTTGCCATGCCAGTCACTGTCAGCAGGAAAGAGGGcatgtcccagcagctccccagccaccAGGGAAGCAAAAACACCAGGCAGGAACAATGCTTCAAAGGTCAGCCAGTGACCAAAGTCCTCTGGCAGCCACCAGCATAATGAATTTCTCTTGCACACTCTCCCACCCATGAGCCTTGCCCCTAACCTGGAGGGACCCCACGCTCCCAAATCCAATCTGACCCTGGTGGTGACAGTCGTTTTCTTGCTGACACATTAACTAGGAAAGGCTATGGCAatgcctgagctgctgcagcttgcaGAGCTGGACTGGAGTCACACCCCATTCCCCCAGCAGCATGCTGGACACAGGGACCACCAGTGGCCAGCCCTTTGTGCCCATCCACGGCAGGAACCACGAATGTCAGCTCAGGACAGCCAGGGACCAGGAGCATCCCCATATGCCAGTGGCTGGCACAAGTCaggaatgggaaaataaatgcatggtGAAGTCACAACGCAGAAATGGGACAGCCCAGACCCTTAGAGATCTGCACAGACACATGAATCACCCCTGTGTGCACACAAGCACTGCTTGTGCCAGTTCCCTTGGTGATGCCgctgcacccagcccagcagaactGGAGACTGGCCTGGGAGAAATAAGCAGCCAATTGTCTCAGCCCAAGCCATACTGAGTTCCTAGGACACAGCTTGTACCCAAAACCACGGCTGTGTCAGCTTCCACAAGCCATGGAGCCACTTTACTCACAACAGTCCAGGCACCACTGTCCCACGGGTgaggctccagcccagctgccctctCCCCTCCCACTGGGCACTCAAGGCCACCCCCCAGAACTCACCTTCTCCAGGTGATGAGCAGAGCCTGGACTCAGCCAGCGAATGTCCTTCACAAACTGCCAGTAATccttctgtctgcagcacacCTGCCCAGGACAGGCACAGTCAGGTACCACCTCCCACGTGCCAGTTAAATGAGCACACCCCTCTCAGTCCCTTGCTGCCATGAGAGGCCATGCTGCTTGCCTCAGCTTATTCAGACAATAAGGGGTTTTCTCAGTTATTCTTCCCCTTAGAGAGGAACTGCAACagagtttctgtttttctctccaccCTATTGGTTGTAAACACAGACCCAAAAAGCCTTTCTTCACCAAAAAGCtcattatttttacttccaTCCCCATTTCCTCTTTCACAAGCGACAGAGGAATGGCTTctgttttggtggtttgtttggtttggcaGGGGAGTAGCTTCTTTTATAAGACTAGAAAACTAACATGGCAATTTTAGTTTTCTAGACTGAATTCGGTTTTCTggacaaacaaataaaatgaattcaaaagtttaaaaatcacCCTAGTTTTCTTAATGTGTACATATggattttttcacttttttttttctttttaattccaaaCTGTAGGCAAAGAAGttgccaagaaaataaaaaggaaattgaaaggTTTTGCTGGAGCAACTATGAGCCAACTGCTGTTAGGAAGCTGTATTTTTATGGGCCTCCTTTTGCAACTCCTATAGCTTGATTGGTGTCACCCATGCCTGATCAGATGAGACATTCCTGAGTGGAAGAGCTGTCTCTGCCTACAGTGAAAGCACTGAGGAAGGTAACACACCATCCTGCTTTGCAGGTCTGGCATGAGCTGTTACCAACAGACAGACAAGTATAAATCATTTAAACCTCATTTCCTGGAGCCTGTGAATAGCAGGTCTGTCAGAAGAGAGCACTGCACTCTTCACATGGAAAAGGTCTCTTCCCAGAGAGGGTCCCTGGTCCATGCAGCTGGGGACTAACAGGAACAGAGCAGCACCTCAACTAATGCTGTCTGCAAACTCAATAAATCCAGGGAGCAAAGCTCCCTGCTCAGACAACCTGCCAGTCTGGCTCTTCCTGGAGGTTTATTAGCTTGGGTGCAGCACTGCATAGGTGCAGTTTTCCTGATGTGGGACCCAGCTGGCCTGTGCAAGATGTCTGGGGCTCCTCTGTGCCACTCTCTTCTCTGGGTGGCAGAGTCATTGATGGGAAGCCTGTCCCCAGGCAAGCCCTGCAGCCTTGCTTCAGCTTTCCACTGTAAATTAATTGTGCTGAAGGGGAGATCTGCAAGCCTCTGCACTCAAGTGGGAAAGAGAAATTCTTCCAGGCAGCCATGAAAAGGGGGGAAGGCTGGGTGAGCATCTGCAGGCACAACAAGAGCCTGGAAAGAGTGATCCCATTCACGCTGGGCTGCCAGCTCCTGTTACTAACACAGCTAACCAGAAACAGTAAAGATGCAAGGTTTCTCTTGCCAGGCCTCGCTGGGGACTTGTCCAAGTGCAGATGATACGGGGCTGACTCACTGCAAATGCAATTTAATCGCTtggctgcagcagaaaggaaggagaaaggggcTGGCCTCAGCACAGGGGCCACAAGTACTTAGAGAAACCATATTGAAAGTAGATGAGATAGAAAGAATGTGCACCCAGATCCCTCTGACAGCCACAGCATTTACCAGGCAAGCTCGGTCCCTGCTtggatcccttcccaccctgttACAAGCACTGTGCCCACACTGCTATGAGCACAGACgtgagctgcagcacctgcctgtGGCAGGCACTGAGGCtgtgacagacagacagacagacagacagacagacagtcGTGCTGGCAGGACAGAGCCATACCTTGTCATGGATGAGCCCATGGTACAGGATGCTGTGCATGTCTCTGCAGAGCCGTTCCAAGCCACCATACTTGGACCAGACATTTGGGTTGCTTATGGACACCAAACCTTCCACTGTGGTCTTCAGGTTGCCAAGGAGCTTCCAgtgctccttcctgcagaggaACACAGCAAGATATATCAGAGATACCGCAAGAGGAGCTTCACAACAGCAACATGGTACTGCACTCTCTTGAAGAAACTCTGTTCAGGCTGAAACCTCTCGTGGTCCAGAAGCCAGCAAAGGTGAGCTGAAACACTTTGCACATCCCTGTGGTCTCACCACACATGGTTTGTGAACCACAGACCTTATTGTAATGATTCTTCTGATGAGCACTTTGCACATCCCTGTGGTCTCCCCACACATGGTTTGTGGACCACAGACCTTATTGTAATGATTCTTCTGATGAGTGGTAGCAACCAGGAGACAGAGAGAATAGATTGATGGCTTGAGTGGTAGCAACCAGGAGACAGACAGAATAGACTGATGGCTCCTGCAATGTACCACATGGCCAGTCTGGGCCCAAAAAAGCTGGGGATTTACTTTCTAGCAGGCTCTTGCTTCTCTGACATGTTCTCTCTaagagagcagcagcccctcaggagcacagcagctgaatgGAAGAGTCACCACATCGAGCAGACCCTGTGTCTACAGAGCAGCACTCCCTGAGCAATGCACATCACATCaagagctccagccctgtcagGATGCAGGGGTGCTCCTCTCCCAGGGAGGTGACACTTCATCTGCATCTCCAGCTGTACAGCCACTCTCTGGGCCCTGCCCTGCAGTAGGCACAACTTGCAAAAACATTATGTGTTATGGACACAGATGAGCAAACTGCTGGTGAACTCAAGAGTATGCACAACAGTTCATCAGTACCATGccccctggctgtcctgcaTACAGCAAGAAATCACCATTATCTACCACCAAAGCAGGAGTGATGGTGCAGAGAGGTAACATCATTTGACTATGCAAAAGCAGCTTTGGGGAAGGAAGCTTTGGGTGACTGAGTTCCCACTCAAGCTGCTTCACAATGTTGCCAGATGAACAGCAGCTGTCAAAAACACATATTCAAATAGGAGCCAATCTCTCAGAACGGGAATGTTGCAAGGTACAGTTAGGAGAGTaagtaacatttaaaaaaaaaaaaaaaggtgtctgCAGGGTTTTTAACAAAAGCACCCTAATTGATACCTTAGCATGAAAGTTCAGGCAAGAAACTGGCAAGAAACAAGATGGTGCTTCAGCAGTTAGTCCCTCCCACAGCCAAAACCAAACTGGATTTCCAGAAcacaaggggaaaaagaaggaaaaagcttaACATAAATAACATTATATTAAACTGTTCTCATTTTCATCTCTTGGGGAAAAGTGTGAGCCGCATACTTCTGGTaattaaaacaaagcttttctcACCAATATTCTCTTTTTGGGATTTATTCACTACTGCCAAACTGATTAGTTGAACAAGCAGATCATTAATTATTGACTCTACTACAAGCTCCCCgttcacttttcttcttcatgagGGAAACATCACCACTGTCAGTGCCCACCTAAGCATAAACCACACAGAAGCCAACCCATTCCACCTGTCACCCTGACAGCACCAGAGCTCTAAACCAGACCTGCAGTGCATGTGGCAGCACGTGTGTGTTTATGTTGTGCTTAGACTAATAGGGACAGGGCTTTATCTCAGAAGagactgaagaaaaatgcacagatATAAATCAAAGGCAGCATCCTGAAGGAGATACAGCTTGGGGAGACACAAAAAGATGATCCAGCTCTGCTGAATTTATGGGCTTTTATGTCCCTGCCATGAGCAATGCAGATGTTCTTTGTCTGTGGATGCCCAGAGAGGAATTGGCAGTTCCTGGTCAAAGAGCACCTGCAACCACTGAGCTCAAagcatcagcagctcctccctaAAATATCTCTAACACTCAGAGTTAGGAAATGCAAGTGAAAGCTCAGCCACGCCACTGATATTCCaagtcagtgagtcaggggaACTCCCTCCCATGTTATTTCACTCTATAAAAAGGAGGTGATGTAGACAAGGATGTGAGGGTAGCGCACACAGAGATGTGCCTTTCCAAATGAATGGTCTCATTAAAGGACTTGTGCATCTCAAGAGATAGGAAACCAGGATTCACGTCTCTTTCCTAGCACAGGGAAACTAAGGGTAAGCAACTCTTTAACAAAATAAtctcaaaatattaaaacattgTACACAGAAGCACATAGAGAATAGGCCACATAATTAAAGCACCTTTGCAG harbors:
- the RUBCN gene encoding run domain Beclin-1-interacting and cysteine-rich domain-containing protein isoform X1 encodes the protein MLIRGMNFSSNHLNRLAEQLEGTNSRRKEHWKLLGNLKTTVEGLVSISNPNVWSKYGGLERLCRDMHSILYHGLIHDKVCCRQKDYWQFVKDIRWLSPGSAHHLEKFISLQESSQRDPEGPGDQALAQLWLQHSLQCHCLSAQLRPLLGNRQYIRKFYADTAFLLSDAHVTAMLQCLEAVEQNNPRLLAQIDTSMLAGTSLPSLCVSDPSAGTREMCDHSGEGHKSRLPGALGCLDHFTESLLTRKSDNPSPVTKSQSLTALPASPCVPAAACSQQRCFGSFSSLQHPASSDRRLMSSCGSSNSSQPQERCPSTRSSSFSEGRSPLEQPSSVTRFHVPSPKDPFSPASEMSSSTTSQSEDTWTGSQDDPQSDVNDGPEYLAIGNLGRRGRAGSSTSTSSTKSSSSKLFSSSSSQKLDSVSSLGEQGASGGGSRGLSLLRRSSFSEGQSSAPQGILKKSHMRSHSDTNVTSGKLHGGLRDITIIIEDPVAESHGDPGGGRGPVSASTQSSELSTPSSLYMEYDSGQYLSSGEGMFRRPSEGQSLISYLSEQDFGSCADLEKENAHFSISESLIAAIELMKCNMMSRQLEEEEEDSDKEIQELKQKIRIRRQQIRTRHLFPTCQEMGSDSLMATDSGSQFSSHGSMRLSDSGSAEDVEEYEIRDGNDGSNLIQMSKNGLSVSMASLFSDADIKRNPDSSRKSFLSSDSISHSFLNSNSAEAVAMGLLKQFEGMQLPAASELEWLVPEHDAPQKLLPIPDSLPISPDDGEHADIYKLRIRVRGNLEWAPPRPQIIFNVHSALTRKVAVAKQNYRCAGCGIRTDPDYIKRLRYCEYLGKYFCQCCHENAQTVIPSRILRKWDFSKYYVSNFSKDLLSKIWSDPLFNVQAINPGLYQKVKALNQVRLLRIQLFHMKNMFKTCRLAKDLLDSFDTVPGHLTEDLHLYSLSDFSAIKKGDLMPRLTELLKAGSMHVDKCMLCQAKGFICEFCQNEDDIIFPFELNKCRTCEDCKACYHKSCFKSTPCPRCERLQARRELMDKQSTEPYSSDCEDKLEQPEAVAAT